The nucleotide window CAATACTGTAATTTGCAACTTGATTATTTAAATATTCCTGACCAAAAAGTACCTTGGCATCCAATACTTCAATGATTTCCTGAATGGTAGGATTATTTAAACTACCAATTAATGGAATCGAATTGACAAGAACTGAAGAAGGCAAACTGTTTTGCAAACTCGTTGTAACCAATTCCAGATTTTGAGGTTGCACTTTATTAGCAATAACTGCCAAAACTTCAACCTCTTTGAGTTTAAATGAATTGTATGCCAAGTTCAGATTATCAATCAATTCTTCTAAGGTTTTACCTTCACCAGAACCAACAACAATGGTAGGAACTCCAAGATTTTTTGCAATCAACACATTCATGTCCAGTTCTATAACTGTACCTTCTCCTGTAAAACTCGTTCCTTCTACCAAAATAAAGTCGAAACGCTCTTCGAGTTTTTTATATTTTTCGATAATCAAATCGACAACTTCTCCAAGTTTTCCGTTGTTTTTCTTTTTGATTAATTTACTTTTATTAATAGCATAAGCGTCTTCATATTTTATATCCAAATCAAAATATGAAATAACCATATCAATATGGGTATCCTTTTTTCCATCTTCATAATCCTCAATTACCGGCCTGAAATAACCTACTTTTGCAGTTCTTCCTAACAGCATTCTCAACAAACCCAAGGTAATTATCGTTTTGCCGCAATTCTCTTCAATGGTCGCGATGTATATTGCTTTTTTCATATTCATACTTTAAAATGTTATATTTTTTTAACGCTTATGCAAAATTATATCTTTAATTTCCTTCAAAATATGACCAAAATCAGGTTTAAACACAAATGTTGTTTCAACACTTAAAAATCAAAACCACCTTCGCTTTTTGAAATACACAACCATGGCAATTACCACCATGAACATAAAACAAACTACCAGAAAATAGCCATTGTGATACTTTAACTCCGGCATATTATCAAAATTCATTCCATAAACCCCCACAATAAAAGTCAGCGGAATAAATATCACCGAAATAACCGTTAAAGTTTTCATAATCTCGTTCATCTTATGTGCCTGAGCCGCAAAAAAGAAATTAGACGCACTTTCTAATAATCCCATATCCGATTCTATTTGTTCCAAAAGTTCTAAACACTTTTGATACAAACGAGTAAAAAAACTATAATTATCATGCTCAATTTCATCAAATACGTCATCATCTTTCATGCTTTTAATATCATACAAAGAATCCCGAAGCGGTATAATGGAACGCTTTAATAAATTAAAATTATCTCTATGTTTTTCAATTTTTTCTAAGATTATCGGGTCGGCACTCGATTTGGTAAAATCTATCAGTTCTTCTATTTTATCCTCTTCATTTTCTAATGTGATATAAAAATTACCAATCACCGTATCTAGTAAAATGTATAACAAGTAATCGGCTTTTTTTGTTCGCACGATTCCAGAATTGGTTCGGATACGCTCTCGTATATGTGTAAAAAAATCGCTCCTTTTTTCCTGAAACGAAATCAAAATTCCTTTTTTTAGCAAAAAACTAATTTGCTCAACTCTTATATCATCAGAACTTTCCTGGGGCAATAGTGATTTGATATTAAAAAACAAAGTCTCTTTCTCCTCCATCAATTTGGTTCGCTTGTTGGTATTCAAAATATCGGACAAAATGAAATTGTCGATATTAAAATATTTTGTAACCACCTTAAGCAACGCGATATTATTTAATCCATGAATATTCAGCCAATTCGTTTTGTTTAAATCTATATGCTTTCTTAAATCTGAAATAATATCATTCTCATATTCTGCAACACTGCAATCATCATAAACAAATAATTGAATCTCTACCTTTTTATCTGTATGCAAACCAGTGTATTCAAGGTTGTACGGCTGCAATTGTTTGGTTTTTATATTTCTAATTTTTCTCATAAAATAATTTGTATAGTAATATTACAAAAAAATTGAAACTTTTGAAACGAATTTGGATTTAAAAATCAAAAAAAATCAAATTTATAAATTTCAACAAGCTACAAATCAAAACATTACACAAAATATTAATTTGCAGTAGCAGTAGTACAGACGCGATTTATCGCGTCTCTAGATTATTCTTGGGAGAGACGCGATAAATCGCGTCTGTACGGAGGTGGAGCACAAAAAAAACCGAGCCATTTCTGACTCGGTTTTTTGTTTATAATGCTGTGTGGGAGACGCGATAAATCGCATCTGAACACAATGAGAAATAATTATTTTACTTCTTCGAATTCAACGTCTTCAACATTGTCTCCTTGCGCTTGAGCTTGTGGCTCAGCAGCTGCTTGACCTTGTTCTCCTTGAGCATACATCGCTTCAGTAGCTTTTTTCCAAGCTGCATTGATGTTGTCAAGAGCAGTTTGAATTGCAGGAATGTCTTGAGATTGGTGAGCCATTCTCAATTCAGTCAATGCATACTCGATAGCTACTTTATTATCATCAGATAATTTATCTCCAAGTTCTTTCAATTGAGACTCAGTTTGGAAGATCATTCCGTCAGCTTCGTTCAATTTTTCAGCTCTT belongs to Flavobacterium gilvum and includes:
- the corA gene encoding magnesium/cobalt transporter CorA is translated as MRKIRNIKTKQLQPYNLEYTGLHTDKKVEIQLFVYDDCSVAEYENDIISDLRKHIDLNKTNWLNIHGLNNIALLKVVTKYFNIDNFILSDILNTNKRTKLMEEKETLFFNIKSLLPQESSDDIRVEQISFLLKKGILISFQEKRSDFFTHIRERIRTNSGIVRTKKADYLLYILLDTVIGNFYITLENEEDKIEELIDFTKSSADPIILEKIEKHRDNFNLLKRSIIPLRDSLYDIKSMKDDDVFDEIEHDNYSFFTRLYQKCLELLEQIESDMGLLESASNFFFAAQAHKMNEIMKTLTVISVIFIPLTFIVGVYGMNFDNMPELKYHNGYFLVVCFMFMVVIAMVVYFKKRRWF